The Candidatus Omnitrophota bacterium DNA window ATAGAGCAAAGAGACAACCCTTCCCTTGGGGGTAAGCCGGTTATAGTGGGTGCCGATCCGAAAAAAGGAAGAGGAAGGGGCGTAGTTGCCGCCTCTTCTTATGAAGCGCGAAAATTCGGCATACATTCGGCCATGCCCATTTCCACGGCCTATCAAAAATGTCCTCATGCGGCATTTCTATTGCCCGACATGCAGAAGTATAGTGAAGTTTCGCGCCACATGTATAAGATACTTTACGATTTTACTCCGGAGATAGAGCCGGTAAGCATAGACGAAGCGTTTCTGAATATAACCGGGAGCTATAAGTTATTTGGCACGCCGCGCGAGACATGCCTTTTGATCAAATCAAGTATAAAAAAAGAGACATCGCTTACAGCTTCCATAGGGCTTGCGCCTACCAAGATGGCCGCGAAGATCGCCTCGGATTTGGAAAAACCTGACGGGTTTGTTCAAGTCAGCCGCAAAAATTTGCTCGATTTTCTGTGGCCGCTGGATATAAAGAGACTTTGGGGTTTAGGCAAAAAGACAGAGGCCGTATTAAAGAACCGCGGCATAAGTACGATAGGCGAACTTGCGAAGAAAGATGTAAAAGAGATCACAGATCTATTGGGGAAAAACGGCCTTCATCTCTGGCAGTTAGCCAATGGCATAGATAATAGCGAAGTTGTGACGGAAAATGAGGCGAAATCCCTGAGCAGTGAGACGACATTTGATAAAGATACCTCTGACCGGAATCAGGTAGAGGCGGCAATAATGTCACTTTGCGAAAAAGTCTCCGCAAGGCTGCGTTGCGAGGGCCTTAAAGCGAAGACTGTAACTTTGAAGATAAGGTTGGAAGGCTTTCTCACTTATACAAGGGCACTT harbors:
- the dinB gene encoding DNA polymerase IV produces the protein MQPERYIIHVDMDAFFASIEQRDNPSLGGKPVIVGADPKKGRGRGVVAASSYEARKFGIHSAMPISTAYQKCPHAAFLLPDMQKYSEVSRHMYKILYDFTPEIEPVSIDEAFLNITGSYKLFGTPRETCLLIKSSIKKETSLTASIGLAPTKMAAKIASDLEKPDGFVQVSRKNLLDFLWPLDIKRLWGLGKKTEAVLKNRGISTIGELAKKDVKEITDLLGKNGLHLWQLANGIDNSEVVTENEAKSLSSETTFDKDTSDRNQVEAAIMSLCEKVSARLRCEGLKAKTVTLKIRLEGFLTYTRALTLEVSTNYADILYKNAKELYARFDTIDNPKNSGPLSIALSKRSASKGDTQKRKIRLIGIKASNLISSRQKDYLFKDPGADKREMVHQALDHIRERFGSGFIRRAGGLGH